In Virgibacillus sp. NKC19-16, a single genomic region encodes these proteins:
- a CDS encoding ABC transporter ATP-binding protein, protein MLNVNVLSKMYGKKSILKDISFSAKEGEVIGLVGENGAGKSTLLQIIATLQKPTKGTLSLLDMPYHKHKKDIRKQIGFVPQDIAIWDEFTVEENMVFFEKLSWKKKSKDELNQICLDMKLDKWKEPVKTLSGGMKRKLNLAISLIHNPSLLLLDEPTVGIDLKSRKEIGTYLKKLAIKKETLIVYTTHDMDEIISLCDRVICIGDDPFYEEILINAGKEVISF, encoded by the coding sequence ATGCTTAACGTGAATGTTTTATCCAAAATGTACGGTAAAAAGTCGATTCTGAAAGACATATCTTTTTCAGCAAAGGAAGGGGAAGTCATCGGACTTGTAGGCGAGAATGGAGCAGGAAAATCCACCCTGCTCCAAATCATTGCAACATTGCAAAAGCCTACAAAAGGGACGCTTTCCTTATTAGACATGCCCTATCATAAACATAAAAAGGATATTCGAAAACAAATTGGCTTTGTTCCCCAAGATATTGCCATCTGGGATGAGTTTACAGTGGAAGAGAATATGGTTTTTTTCGAAAAACTCTCCTGGAAAAAGAAAAGCAAAGATGAACTAAATCAAATCTGCCTAGATATGAAGCTTGATAAATGGAAGGAACCAGTTAAGACATTATCCGGTGGGATGAAACGAAAATTAAACCTGGCAATTAGCCTCATCCATAATCCAAGTCTTTTGTTATTAGATGAGCCAACGGTTGGCATTGACTTGAAATCTCGCAAAGAAATTGGGACCTATTTAAAAAAATTGGCCATAAAAAAAGAAACGTTAATTGTTTATACAACACATGATATGGATGAAATTATTAGTTTATGTGACCGTGTTATATGTATAGGTGACGATCCTTTTTATGAAGAGATCCTTATAAATGCCGGCAAAGAAGTAATTTCTTTTTAA
- a CDS encoding lytic transglycosylase domain-containing protein: MEINDLQSMIQNQAMSLVTSKNNSVSNYPPVDDLAFKGLLQERINHLPQRQATNGSSAMATYPYLNTLKPAVFNSSNTSTATPFDTYIADSAGKYGIDEKLIHSVIEAESNYNANAESMAGAEGLMQLMPATAKGLGVSNTFDPRQNIEGGTKYLSRMVNRYNGNLELALAAYNAGPGNVDKYQGVPPFNETQNYVEKVMNSYLA; this comes from the coding sequence ATGGAGATAAATGATTTACAATCGATGATCCAAAATCAGGCAATGTCTTTAGTAACATCAAAAAACAACTCGGTCTCAAACTATCCCCCAGTGGATGATTTAGCTTTCAAAGGGCTGCTTCAGGAAAGAATAAATCATCTGCCACAACGACAGGCTACCAACGGAAGCAGTGCCATGGCTACATATCCGTATTTGAATACATTAAAACCTGCAGTATTCAACTCAAGTAACACATCAACAGCAACACCATTTGATACTTATATAGCCGACTCGGCTGGAAAGTACGGTATTGACGAGAAACTTATTCATTCTGTGATTGAGGCGGAATCCAATTATAATGCAAATGCCGAAAGTATGGCTGGAGCAGAAGGCTTAATGCAATTAATGCCTGCAACAGCAAAAGGTCTCGGGGTCTCCAACACCTTTGATCCCAGGCAAAATATCGAAGGTGGAACAAAATATTTAAGCCGGATGGTAAATCGTTATAATGGTAACCTTGAACTCGCGCTTGCTGCATATAATGCAGGGCCCGGAAATGTTGATAAATATCAAGGAGTACCACCATTTAACGAAACACAAAACTATGTAGAAAAAGTGATGAATTCTTATTTGGCATAA
- a CDS encoding M42 family metallopeptidase, which yields MANSDETLNMLKDLTDARGIPGNEKEARDAMEGYIKPYADEIFTDNLGSLIAKKSGDEDGPKIMIAGHLDEIGFMVTRIDDNGFVYFQTVGGWWNQVMLAQRVTIMGDNGDVTGVIGSKPPHVLSAEERKKPVDIKEMFIDIGASSKEEAGEFGVTPGNSVVPYFEFTQLKNEKMLLAKAWDNRIGIAIAIEVLKQLKDVDHPNIVYGVGTIQEEVGLRGAKTSAHAIEPDIGFGVDVGIAGDTPGISDKDADSKLGKGPQIILYDASMISHKGVRELIVNTADEHEIPYQYSSMPGGGTDSGSIHLTANGVPSLSITIATRYIHTHAAILHRDDFENAVKLIVEAIKKLDKDTVKDIVLS from the coding sequence ATGGCTAACTCAGATGAAACGTTAAATATGTTAAAAGATTTAACAGATGCAAGAGGTATTCCGGGAAATGAAAAAGAAGCAAGAGATGCAATGGAAGGATATATCAAGCCTTATGCGGATGAAATTTTTACAGATAACCTGGGAAGCTTAATTGCCAAAAAATCAGGCGATGAGGATGGCCCAAAGATTATGATTGCCGGGCACTTAGATGAAATTGGTTTCATGGTAACTCGAATTGATGATAATGGATTTGTCTATTTCCAGACAGTTGGGGGCTGGTGGAATCAGGTAATGTTGGCACAACGCGTAACCATTATGGGAGATAACGGGGATGTAACAGGAGTAATTGGTTCAAAACCGCCACATGTTCTTTCCGCAGAAGAACGGAAAAAACCGGTCGATATTAAAGAAATGTTTATTGATATTGGGGCATCGAGCAAAGAAGAAGCAGGGGAATTTGGTGTAACACCTGGTAATTCTGTTGTCCCTTACTTTGAGTTTACGCAATTAAAAAATGAGAAAATGCTTCTGGCAAAAGCATGGGATAATCGAATTGGGATTGCAATTGCAATTGAAGTGTTAAAACAACTTAAAGATGTAGATCATCCAAATATAGTTTATGGTGTTGGAACCATTCAGGAAGAAGTTGGACTGCGTGGTGCCAAAACTTCTGCACATGCCATTGAGCCGGATATCGGATTTGGTGTAGACGTAGGTATTGCTGGTGATACACCTGGTATTTCTGATAAGGATGCGGATAGCAAATTAGGAAAAGGTCCGCAGATTATTCTATATGATGCATCTATGATTTCACATAAAGGGGTACGTGAGTTAATTGTTAACACAGCAGATGAGCATGAGATTCCATACCAGTATTCTTCCATGCCAGGTGGTGGAACAGACTCCGGTTCCATTCATCTGACAGCAAACGGTGTACCATCCTTGTCCATCACGATTGCAACACGTTATATTCATACACATGCAGCTATTTTACATCGTGATGACTTTGAAAACGCGGTTAAACTAATTGTAGAAGCAATTAAGAAATTAGATAAAGATACAGTAAAAGATATTGTTTTATCCTAA
- a CDS encoding dUTP diphosphatase, with amino-acid sequence MDWKALYSMQEKLDKYIEEKHDLLDKDVFQEKYLALLVELGELANETRCFKFWSTKPRNEKSVILEEYVDGTHFILSLGIEKGYQYDGRELRLTLLNETEQFNNVFEACTVFKQDPTKENYVRLFENYLLLGELLGFTEADIQDAYLKKNEVNYARQDQGY; translated from the coding sequence TTGGACTGGAAGGCATTATATTCGATGCAAGAGAAATTGGACAAGTATATTGAAGAAAAACATGACTTATTGGATAAGGATGTTTTTCAGGAAAAATATCTCGCACTACTTGTAGAGCTTGGTGAACTTGCAAATGAAACAAGATGTTTTAAATTTTGGAGTACGAAACCAAGGAATGAAAAAAGCGTCATATTGGAAGAATATGTTGATGGAACTCATTTTATTTTATCATTAGGAATCGAAAAAGGGTATCAATATGATGGCAGAGAATTACGGTTAACTTTATTAAACGAAACCGAACAATTTAATAATGTATTTGAAGCCTGTACGGTTTTTAAACAAGACCCAACAAAAGAAAATTATGTACGCCTGTTTGAAAACTACTTACTGCTTGGGGAATTACTGGGATTTACAGAAGCAGATATTCAGGACGCTTATCTAAAGAAAAATGAAGTTAACTATGCGCGACAGGATCAAGGGTACTAA
- a CDS encoding sigma-w pathway protein ysdB — protein MIVILFRILILIALALLVYTLIQYVRNPQRRLRIAKESKTFFFLDEPENSKKNLQFVYKGCLFEGEKYLGTTEEAFEVVNIHVTARDPLELRGLTRDDLYFLEGEILIRYPHAKIEWKHPINQLLLTGME, from the coding sequence ATGATCGTTATTTTATTTCGGATATTAATTCTTATAGCACTAGCTCTCCTCGTGTATACATTGATTCAATATGTTCGCAACCCGCAAAGAAGATTGCGTATTGCCAAAGAATCCAAAACATTCTTCTTTCTGGACGAACCGGAAAATAGCAAAAAAAATCTGCAGTTTGTATACAAAGGATGTTTATTTGAAGGGGAAAAGTACCTTGGTACAACCGAAGAGGCATTTGAAGTCGTCAATATACATGTTACTGCCCGTGATCCACTGGAGTTACGAGGATTAACACGGGATGATCTATATTTTTTAGAGGGTGAAATCCTTATACGCTACCCCCATGCCAAAATTGAGTGGAAGCATCCTATTAATCAGCTGTTATTAACTGGCATGGAATAA
- a CDS encoding TVP38/TMEM64 family protein, which produces MEVFGNYLMAFIGTGGLFAPILFISFHLLRPLFFLPVVFICISGGILFGAVAGTVYSIIGITLSSVVFYFIIKWMPKSFDKLLRVKKKMMGGHAELTTSQITLLRLVPFIHFHLLSLCLIEISGSFKDYTKSSLLSNIPLAFVYTSIGGWISNLTPLHIFVFLTALLPFIYLLRRKEIIIKWQEFFQVST; this is translated from the coding sequence ATGGAGGTTTTTGGGAATTACTTGATGGCCTTCATTGGGACTGGTGGATTGTTCGCCCCAATACTTTTCATTAGTTTCCATTTACTGCGGCCATTGTTTTTTCTCCCTGTTGTTTTCATATGCATTTCAGGCGGTATCTTGTTCGGGGCGGTTGCAGGAACAGTATATTCGATTATCGGTATTACATTATCCAGTGTTGTTTTTTACTTTATTATAAAATGGATGCCCAAATCGTTTGATAAACTGCTACGTGTTAAAAAGAAAATGATGGGTGGTCATGCTGAACTAACAACATCTCAAATTACACTACTACGCCTTGTACCCTTTATTCATTTTCATCTTTTGTCTCTCTGTTTAATTGAAATTTCGGGAAGCTTTAAAGATTATACGAAATCATCCTTACTATCCAATATCCCTTTAGCATTTGTATACACGTCCATTGGTGGCTGGATATCTAATTTAACCCCACTTCACATCTTCGTATTTTTAACCGCATTATTACCATTTATTTATCTATTAAGAAGAAAAGAGATTATTATTAAATGGCAGGAATTTTTCCAGGTAAGCACGTAG
- a CDS encoding DUF1294 domain-containing protein yields MNELNTILIYILGVNGITFFLMGRDKQKAKKQHYRIPERTFWTLSVLGGSLGSYSGMKVFRHKTKHRSFVVGMPLLIILQVIGIAYIFVSMS; encoded by the coding sequence ATGAATGAATTGAACACTATCCTGATTTATATATTAGGTGTGAATGGAATTACCTTTTTCTTAATGGGCAGGGACAAACAGAAGGCAAAAAAGCAGCATTACCGGATACCTGAACGGACATTTTGGACGCTGTCTGTTCTTGGTGGCTCGCTTGGTTCCTATAGTGGAATGAAAGTGTTTCGGCATAAGACAAAACATCGATCCTTTGTTGTTGGAATGCCTCTTTTGATTATTCTTCAGGTTATAGGAATTGCTTACATATTCGTTTCCATGTCATAA
- the rplT gene encoding 50S ribosomal protein L20 has product MARVKGGTVTRRRRKRVLKLAKGYYGSKRALFKTAKQQVMKSGMYAYRDRRQKKRDFRKLWITRINAAARMNDLSYSKLMHGLKVAGVDINRKMLSDLAINDEQAFNQLATKAKDALK; this is encoded by the coding sequence ATGGCACGTGTAAAAGGTGGAACAGTAACGCGCAGACGTCGTAAACGCGTCTTAAAACTAGCAAAAGGTTATTATGGCTCAAAAAGAGCATTATTTAAAACAGCAAAACAACAAGTGATGAAATCAGGTATGTATGCATACCGCGACCGCAGACAGAAAAAACGTGATTTCCGTAAATTATGGATCACTCGTATTAATGCTGCAGCTCGCATGAATGATTTATCCTACAGCAAATTAATGCATGGATTAAAAGTAGCAGGTGTTGACATTAACCGTAAAATGTTGTCAGACCTTGCTATTAATGACGAGCAAGCATTTAATCAACTAGCAACAAAAGCGAAAGATGCACTCAAATAA
- the rpmI gene encoding 50S ribosomal protein L35: MSKMKTHKGSQKRFRKTGTGKLKRSHAYTSHMFAHKSQKQKRKLRKSAIVSAGDYRRIKTMMPYK; the protein is encoded by the coding sequence ATGTCTAAAATGAAAACACACAAAGGTTCTCAAAAACGTTTTAGAAAAACAGGTACTGGTAAACTTAAACGTTCGCATGCTTACACAAGCCATATGTTTGCACATAAATCACAAAAGCAAAAACGCAAATTACGCAAGAGTGCGATTGTATCAGCAGGAGATTATAGACGTATTAAAACAATGATGCCTTATAAATAA
- the infC gene encoding translation initiation factor IF-3, whose amino-acid sequence MNVNEKIRAKEVRLIDSNGDQLGVKSRNEALDIAQTRNLDLVLVAPNAKPPVCRIMDFGKYRFEQQKKEKEARKKQKVINVKEVRFTPGIGDHDFETKLKNARKFLQKGDKVKAAVRFRGRAITHKELGREVLDRFAEEVKDIATIESKPKMEGRNMFMMVAPIKEK is encoded by the coding sequence ATGAATGTCAATGAAAAGATTCGTGCTAAAGAAGTACGTCTTATCGACTCAAATGGTGATCAGCTTGGTGTGAAATCACGTAACGAAGCATTGGATATTGCACAAACCAGAAATCTGGATTTAGTGTTAGTTGCTCCTAATGCAAAACCACCAGTTTGTCGTATCATGGACTTCGGGAAATATCGCTTTGAACAGCAAAAGAAAGAAAAAGAAGCGCGCAAGAAACAAAAAGTAATCAACGTAAAAGAAGTTCGTTTTACCCCGGGAATTGGCGATCATGATTTTGAAACAAAATTAAAGAACGCTAGAAAATTCCTTCAAAAAGGGGATAAAGTAAAAGCAGCAGTTCGTTTCCGCGGACGTGCGATTACACACAAGGAACTTGGTCGGGAGGTTCTGGATCGCTTTGCTGAAGAGGTTAAAGATATAGCAACGATTGAATCCAAACCAAAAATGGAAGGCCGTAATATGTTTATGATGGTCGCTCCAATAAAAGAGAAATAA
- the thrS gene encoding threonine--tRNA ligase: MAAEISITFPDGTVKQFPSGTTGEDIAASISSGLKKQAVAIKLDDELVDLKRGLEHGGKIEIITCKNQEGIEVMRHSTAHLMAQAIKRIYKDVKFGVGPVIEEGFYYDIDMDHKITPEDLPKIEKEMKRIVDEALEIQRIEVTREKAKEMFREIGDDLKLELIDAIPEGEQVSIYQQGEFFDLCRGIHVPSTNKIKAFKLLSISGAYWRGDSNNQQLQRIYGTAFEKQSQVDAYLNLLEERKERDHRKLGKELDIFTVNQQVGQGLPLWLPKGATIRRQIERYIVDIEERLGYDHVYTPVLANVDLYKTSGHWEHYQDDMFPTMEMDNEELVLRPMNCPHHMMVFKNQLWSYRNLPVRIAELGTMHRYEMSGALAGLQRVRAMTLNDAHIFARPDQLKEEFTRVVELVQRVYKDFGIDDYYFRLSYRDPEDKEKYIDNDEMWEKAESMLKETMEDMNLDYVEAIGEAAFYGPKLDVQVKTALGKDETLSTVQLDYQLPERFDLTYIGEDGKEHRPVVIHRGVVSTMERFVAFLIEEYKGAFPTWLAPVQAKIIPVSPQVHLDYAKEVEDKLRRQGLRVTIDERDEKIGYKIREAQTQKVPFSLVLGDNESKENAVNVRRYGEKQSETLSLDDFVALINKEVEEKTLRK, translated from the coding sequence ATGGCAGCAGAAATTTCAATTACATTTCCGGACGGAACAGTGAAACAATTCCCGTCAGGTACAACTGGAGAAGACATTGCAGCTTCGATTTCTTCAGGCTTAAAGAAACAAGCAGTCGCCATTAAGCTGGATGATGAACTTGTTGATTTAAAACGGGGATTGGAACATGGTGGAAAGATTGAAATTATTACGTGCAAAAACCAGGAAGGCATAGAGGTAATGCGCCATTCTACGGCACACCTAATGGCCCAGGCGATTAAACGTATCTACAAAGATGTTAAATTCGGTGTTGGTCCAGTAATTGAAGAAGGCTTTTATTATGATATAGACATGGATCATAAAATAACACCGGAAGACCTTCCGAAAATAGAAAAGGAAATGAAGCGGATTGTTGATGAAGCACTTGAGATTCAACGCATTGAAGTAACTCGCGAGAAGGCAAAAGAAATGTTCCGTGAAATCGGGGATGATTTGAAGCTGGAATTGATTGATGCGATTCCTGAAGGAGAACAAGTTTCCATTTATCAGCAAGGTGAATTTTTTGATCTATGCCGTGGAATTCATGTACCTTCAACAAACAAAATTAAAGCATTTAAACTGTTAAGTATTTCGGGCGCATATTGGCGTGGAGACAGCAATAATCAGCAACTGCAGCGTATTTATGGAACAGCCTTTGAAAAACAATCCCAGGTAGACGCGTATCTGAATCTATTGGAAGAACGCAAGGAACGTGACCACCGCAAGCTTGGAAAGGAACTGGATATTTTCACAGTTAATCAGCAGGTTGGACAAGGCCTGCCACTTTGGCTGCCTAAAGGTGCAACAATTCGGCGCCAGATTGAACGCTATATTGTAGATATCGAAGAGAGACTTGGCTACGATCATGTGTATACACCGGTTCTGGCAAATGTGGATCTGTATAAAACAAGCGGTCATTGGGAGCACTATCAGGATGACATGTTTCCTACCATGGAGATGGATAATGAGGAGCTTGTATTACGTCCCATGAACTGTCCACATCATATGATGGTTTTTAAAAATCAATTATGGAGCTATCGTAATTTGCCTGTCCGTATTGCAGAACTGGGAACAATGCACCGTTATGAAATGAGTGGTGCACTTGCAGGACTTCAGCGAGTAAGGGCAATGACATTGAATGATGCTCATATTTTTGCAAGACCGGACCAATTAAAAGAGGAATTTACCCGGGTCGTGGAGCTTGTACAAAGGGTTTATAAAGACTTTGGTATAGATGATTACTATTTCCGTCTGTCCTACCGTGATCCAGAGGATAAAGAAAAATACATTGACAATGATGAAATGTGGGAGAAAGCGGAAAGCATGTTGAAGGAAACAATGGAAGACATGAACCTGGATTATGTTGAAGCAATAGGAGAAGCCGCTTTTTATGGACCAAAATTGGATGTACAAGTAAAAACAGCACTAGGTAAGGATGAGACCCTTTCAACTGTACAACTAGATTACCAACTGCCGGAACGTTTCGATTTAACTTATATCGGAGAAGACGGAAAAGAACACCGCCCAGTTGTTATCCATCGTGGAGTTGTGTCAACAATGGAACGTTTTGTTGCATTTTTGATCGAAGAATATAAAGGAGCGTTTCCTACATGGCTTGCGCCGGTACAGGCAAAAATTATTCCGGTGTCACCACAGGTTCATCTGGATTATGCCAAAGAAGTAGAGGATAAATTAAGACGTCAAGGCTTGCGAGTGACGATTGATGAACGCGACGAGAAAATCGGTTACAAAATTCGTGAAGCACAAACACAGAAAGTACCTTTTTCATTAGTATTAGGAGATAACGAAAGCAAGGAAAATGCAGTGAATGTCCGGAGATATGGCGAGAAACAATCTGAAACGCTAAGTTTAGACGACTTTGTTGCATTGATAAATAAGGAAGTTGAGGAAAAGACGCTACGGAAATAA
- the ytxC gene encoding putative sporulation protein YtxC: MLEIYFESDKEVIRFCEQLFSYNKQIELHWKTNKDWGNHLQLENRLAENGLIEAIAQSMTDVFIAHRLRNMIQSTIKRIYYYTNSDEIERILDLTEWIFAGEDADSLRVRSTEDPSQMLKSLFSASIKKETTIHYDSIVQFRLKDFRDQLVHYVGLAIDEFKREEDHQAFVNMLREYIVKKDPSFDTIHVLQGDAFTFYRQNGKQFSKMELRRLMKSEPLYIVGLDEDELNLAPLVAMAPKKIKMYGDDPSEPKTLTVINVFQEKVDFKAHHHFPFPHSLKKQK; encoded by the coding sequence TTGCTTGAAATTTATTTCGAATCGGATAAGGAAGTTATTCGTTTTTGTGAGCAGTTATTCAGTTACAATAAGCAAATTGAATTACACTGGAAAACAAATAAAGATTGGGGGAATCATTTACAATTAGAAAATAGGCTAGCCGAAAATGGACTGATAGAGGCCATAGCACAATCAATGACGGATGTTTTTATTGCACATCGATTACGGAACATGATACAAAGCACCATCAAAAGGATTTATTATTATACAAATAGCGATGAAATAGAACGGATTTTGGATTTGACAGAATGGATTTTTGCTGGAGAAGATGCCGATAGTCTGAGGGTAAGGAGTACGGAAGATCCAAGTCAAATGCTGAAATCCCTATTTAGCGCATCGATCAAAAAAGAAACAACGATCCATTATGATTCAATCGTACAATTTCGTCTGAAAGATTTTAGAGATCAACTCGTCCATTATGTGGGACTGGCCATTGATGAATTTAAGCGAGAGGAAGATCACCAAGCATTTGTGAATATGCTTCGTGAATACATCGTAAAAAAAGATCCAAGCTTTGATACGATTCATGTACTGCAGGGGGATGCGTTTACATTTTATAGACAAAACGGGAAACAATTTTCGAAAATGGAACTTAGAAGACTCATGAAAAGCGAGCCACTCTATATTGTTGGATTGGATGAAGATGAATTAAATTTGGCTCCACTTGTTGCCATGGCGCCGAAAAAGATAAAAATGTATGGGGATGACCCATCGGAGCCAAAGACGTTAACGGTCATCAATGTTTTTCAAGAAAAAGTAGATTTCAAAGCCCATCATCATTTTCCATTTCCACATTCGTTAAAAAAACAGAAATAG
- the dnaI gene encoding primosomal protein DnaI, translating to MEPVQSTLRKWMQENEHFKENYIKVKQKVLSDPEIKEFLAKYPQLTEKEIEKNLIKLYEYKTQSKQCDHCSSFGGCKNMIQGYSPILHVENNEIRLSYEKCHNRIAHEKQVEQQNLIQSLYMPREILEATIDDIDNDIERVSAIRELINFIEQAKSDLPQKGIYFHGPFGVGKTYFLGALANKLKEYNISSTLIYMPEFVREMKASMKDDSINDKIELFKKADVLMLDDIGAEMQSAWFRDEILGSILQYRMMERLPVFLTSNYTLNQLESQLAATRSGVETVKAGRIIERIKQVSKSVEIIGENRRE from the coding sequence ATGGAACCAGTACAATCTACATTAAGAAAATGGATGCAGGAAAATGAACATTTCAAAGAAAATTATATTAAAGTAAAACAGAAAGTTTTAAGTGATCCTGAAATCAAGGAATTTTTAGCCAAATATCCGCAATTAACCGAAAAGGAAATCGAGAAAAATCTGATTAAACTATATGAGTACAAGACACAATCCAAGCAATGTGATCATTGTTCCTCGTTTGGCGGATGTAAGAATATGATTCAAGGATATTCGCCTATTTTACATGTTGAAAACAATGAAATTCGCCTCTCTTATGAAAAATGCCATAACCGGATAGCACATGAAAAACAGGTAGAACAGCAAAACCTGATTCAAAGTTTATATATGCCAAGGGAGATATTAGAGGCAACGATTGATGATATTGACAATGATATAGAAAGAGTTAGTGCGATTCGTGAATTAATTAATTTTATCGAGCAGGCAAAATCTGATTTGCCACAAAAAGGAATCTATTTTCACGGTCCATTTGGTGTAGGAAAAACATACTTTTTGGGGGCTCTTGCAAACAAATTAAAAGAGTATAATATTTCATCAACATTAATTTATATGCCGGAGTTTGTCCGGGAAATGAAAGCTTCCATGAAAGATGACTCTATTAACGACAAAATAGAACTTTTTAAGAAAGCAGATGTATTGATGTTGGATGATATTGGTGCGGAAATGCAATCTGCCTGGTTTCGTGATGAAATACTTGGGTCAATATTGCAATATCGAATGATGGAAAGACTACCTGTATTCCTTACATCCAATTATACTCTAAATCAATTGGAAAGTCAGTTGGCAGCAACCCGTTCAGGAGTTGAAACGGTAAAAGCAGGAAGAATTATTGAACGGATTAAACAGGTCAGTAAATCGGTTGAAATTATAGGTGAGAATCGTAGGGAATAA
- a CDS encoding replication initiation and membrane attachment family protein — MMSFIGKILPIEGYYVVLKSYLPVDYGKSLTHLYQPLIGIQAVTLYQTLLHDMELQREYEAQTHHTLMNYLNIPLDEIYQARLKLEAIGLLKTYKKNTETTNTYTYELQSPFAPKDFFRDAMLTQLLFHHIGEAKFNDLKDHYVTIQNKQTGTNITASFHDVFQTFEPSVEATGVPLSEEDPWISVDKTDFSWMEIMLKQRMIPVGKVLTVENKKLISQMMQLYDLVSHEIDKCVLWALTPNNRLDQEEFKTACHDLFKAKYNETPIQLKNKTIPNQQEATKKPETKEEQLIHELETISPKQLLEDLSSGNHASEQDMRVIQGVMTTQGLPSPVMNVLIHYVLLQSNMKLSKAYLEKIASHWSRANLKTAKEAMTFAKKEKERYQKGTTQKSKSNYRKAASNEVVPDWFKERNNKKSNQQPKSNAEDLTKEQEEVAAMLRQYSSRNNNNHIQG; from the coding sequence ATGATGAGTTTTATTGGAAAAATTTTGCCTATAGAAGGGTATTATGTTGTATTAAAATCTTATTTGCCTGTAGACTATGGGAAATCATTAACCCATCTGTATCAGCCGCTTATTGGTATTCAAGCAGTCACATTATATCAGACACTCCTGCATGACATGGAATTGCAACGGGAGTACGAAGCCCAAACACATCATACATTAATGAATTATTTAAATATACCGTTGGATGAAATCTACCAGGCAAGACTGAAGCTTGAAGCTATAGGACTGTTAAAAACATATAAAAAAAATACAGAAACAACAAATACGTACACGTACGAGTTACAAAGCCCATTTGCACCAAAGGATTTTTTCAGGGATGCCATGCTTACGCAGCTTCTTTTTCACCATATCGGTGAGGCTAAGTTTAACGACTTGAAGGATCATTACGTAACAATACAGAACAAACAGACTGGAACAAACATTACAGCATCTTTTCATGATGTTTTTCAAACGTTCGAGCCTTCCGTTGAGGCCACTGGAGTACCCTTAAGTGAAGAAGACCCGTGGATTTCGGTGGATAAAACAGACTTTTCCTGGATGGAAATAATGTTAAAACAGCGGATGATTCCTGTGGGTAAAGTCTTAACAGTAGAAAACAAAAAATTGATTTCACAAATGATGCAATTATATGACCTTGTCTCCCATGAAATAGATAAATGTGTATTATGGGCATTAACTCCAAATAATAGACTGGATCAAGAGGAATTTAAAACAGCTTGTCATGACTTATTTAAAGCAAAATATAATGAAACACCAATTCAATTAAAAAATAAAACCATACCTAACCAACAGGAAGCAACAAAGAAACCCGAGACAAAAGAGGAACAGCTTATCCATGAATTAGAAACAATCTCACCGAAGCAATTGCTTGAAGACCTCTCCAGTGGTAATCATGCTTCAGAACAGGATATGCGAGTCATTCAGGGTGTTATGACAACACAAGGCCTGCCTTCACCTGTTATGAATGTCCTTATTCATTATGTGTTACTACAATCAAACATGAAGCTGTCGAAAGCATATTTGGAGAAAATCGCGAGTCATTGGTCCAGGGCCAATTTAAAAACAGCTAAAGAAGCCATGACCTTTGCCAAAAAGGAAAAAGAAAGATATCAAAAGGGCACAACACAGAAATCCAAATCCAATTACAGAAAAGCCGCATCAAATGAAGTTGTTCCGGATTGGTTTAAAGAAAGAAACAATAAAAAGAGTAATCAACAGCCAAAATCAAATGCTGAAGATCTAACTAAAGAACAAGAAGAAGTTGCTGCTATGCTGCGTCAGTATTCAAGCAGAAACAATAATAATCACATCCAAGGATGA